A section of the Centropristis striata isolate RG_2023a ecotype Rhode Island chromosome 7, C.striata_1.0, whole genome shotgun sequence genome encodes:
- the chmp7 gene encoding charged multivesicular body protein 7, with product MLQMSNSTEMTLPPEWDDDERMNFMFSDFSENRDVNTTDWDSKMDFWTALIIKCCRERGTVCVSLQDLNKTFRRKEKSPLGLATVVQSMARGGKIQRESEFAANVDCGWVSWGVGLLLVKPLKWTFSTLLGSSRVPLEESFVVLELVKEKAAELLRVYRSSEYANHSIMSFQELCTLSSDVCTDESTLCMALLQLQRDKQVTVSLHEGEKIVKFCQTGQDRISPVSDVDMGIYQLQRSEKLLGERVEKLGLEADKCKEEAKVLLREGKKSQALRCLRGRKRVEKRADSLFAKLESIRGILDRIAQSQTDKMVMQAYQAGVSALRLSLKDVTVERAESLVDQIQELCDTQDEVNQTLSSGVTSADEDMDELEEELKSLLDESKPDSISGLPEVPTNRLRPSEDYSGTDLLSSLPAVPYRPLDITAEQLEEELNQLTLIDSGVQQKKMTSPAKRLEPAQ from the exons ATGTTGCAAATGTCTAACTCCACAGAAATGACTCTGCCACCCGAATGGGACGACGACGAGCGGATGAATTTCATGTTCTCGGACTTCAGTGAGAACCGAGACGTCAACACGACGGATTGGGACAGTAAGATGGACTTCTGGACGGCTCTGATCATAAAATGCTGCAGGGAACGAGGCACCGTGTGTGTCAGTCTGCAGGATCTGAACAAGACCTttagaaggaaagaaaaatcaCCGCTGGGCTTGGCGACTGTCGTGCAGTCCATGGCCAG GGGTGGGAAGATCCAGAGGGAGTCCGAGTTTGCTGCTAATGTGGACTGTGGCTGGGTGTCCTGGGGTGTTGGCCTGCTGCTCGTAAAGCCTCTGAAATGGACCTTTTCCACTCTTCTGGGAAGCAGCCGGGTGCCTTTGGAGGAGTCTTTTGTTGTCCTTGAACTAGTAAAG GAGAAAGCAGCAGAATTACTCAGGGTGTACCGGAGCAGTGAATATGCAAACCACTCCATCATGTCATTTCAAGAGCTCTGCACTCTGTCCTCTGATGTCTGCACTGATGAGAGCACCCTCTGCATGGCTCTGCTGCAGCTACAGAGGGACAAGCAAGTGACTGTTTCATTGCATGAAGGCGAGAAG ATTGTCAAGTTCTGTCAGACTGGGCAAGATCGCATTTCACCTGTCAGTGATGTGGATATGGGCATCTACCAGCTGCAGCGCAGTGAGAAGCTGCTGGGAGAGCGGGTGGAGAAACTGGGCCTTGAGGCTGACAA GTGCAAAGAAGAAGCGAAGGTACTGCTCCGTGAAGGGAAGAAATCACAG GCACTGAGGTGTTTAAGAGGTCGCAAAAGGGTAGAAAAGAGAGCAGATAGCTTGTTTGCCAAACTGGAATCCATCAGAGGAATCCTTGACAGAATCGCCCAGTCACAGACTGATAAGATG GTTATGCAGGCATATCAGGCAGGAGTGTCAGCCCTGAGACTCTCTCTTAAGGATGTGACTGTGGAACGGGCTGAGAGTCTTGTGGATCAAATCCAGGAG TTATGCGACACTCAAGATGAGGTGAACCAAACACTATCCAGTGGTGTGACCAGTGCAG atgaaGACATGGATGAGTTGGAGGAGGAACTGAAATCTTTGTTGGACGAGTCGAAGCCAGATTCCATCTCAGGTTTACCTGAAGTTCCAACAAACCGCCTGCGACCCTCTGAGGACTACTCGGGTACTGACCTGCTCAGTTCTCTGCCTGCCGTACCTTACCGCCCGCTCGACATCACCGCTGAGCAGCTGGAGGAAGAATTAAATCAGTTAACGCTTATAGATTCAG GTGTTCAACAGAAGAAAATGACGTCGCCAGCCAAGAGATTAGAGCCTGCACAGTGA
- the lgi3 gene encoding leucine-rich repeat LGI family member 3, whose translation MLELGQRWTRLICLSLLCVSLCLPRESNARRAPKIPRCPSTCSCTKDSAFCVDTKAIPKSFPPGIISLTMVNAAFTTIPEGAFSHLHLLQFLLLNSNTFTMIADDAFAGLSHLQYLFIENNDIQAVSKYTFRGLKSLTHLSLSNNNLQQLPRDIFKHLDILTDLDLRGNSFRCDCKIKWLVDWMEKTNTSVPAIYCASPFEFQGRRIHDLAPRDFNCISADFAVYETFPFHSVSVESYEFNEDQFVAFAQPDSGFCTLYVWDHVEMVFRKFHNITSRSAVYCKPVVISNSLYMVVAQLFGGSHIYKWEEDPQRFVKIQDIDTTRVRKPNFVETFQLDEEWYFVVADSSKAGSTSIYRWNSNGFYTHQSLHPWHRDTHVEFLDVGGKPHLILSSASQPPVVYQWNRSQKQFAFFSQITELADVQMVKHFWVRKVLYLCLTRFIGDSKILRWEGQRFIEIQTLPSRGSMAVYPFTVGLRQYLILGSDFSFSRVYLWDDLTQRFQPFQELNMRAPRAFSLVSVDNKDILLAASFKGNTLAYQHLVVDLSAK comes from the exons ATGCTGGAGCTCGGACAGAGATGGACGAGGCTGATCTGCTTGTCGCTCCTGTGCGTGTCTCTCTGCCTGCCGAGGGAATCAAACGCCAGGAGAGCCCCCAAGATTCCCCGATGTCCTTCGACCTGCTCCTGCACCAAAGACAGTGCCTTCTGTGTGGATACCAAAGCTATCCCCAAAAGCTTTCCCCCTGGAATCATCTCTTT GACGATGGTGAACGCGGCCTTTACAACGATCCCAGAGGGAGCTTTCTCACACCTTCACCTGCTGCAGTTCTT GCTTTTGAACTCCAACACATTCACCATGATTGCTGATGATGCATTTGCTGGTCTGTCTCACCTGCAGTACCT GTTCATTGAGAATAATGACATCCAGGCTGTCTCAAAGTATACTTTCAGAGGACTCAAATCCCTGACTCATCT ATCTCTCTCAAACAACAACCTGCAGCAGCTGCCAAGAGACATCTTCAAACATCTGGACATCCTCACAGATTT AGACCTGCGGGGGAACTCTTTCCGCTGTGACTGTAAAATCAAATGGCTGGTAGACTGGATGGAGAAGACCAACACTTCTGTTCCTGCTATCTACTGTGCCAGCCCCTTTGAGTTCCAGGGACGCAGAATCCACGACCTTGCACCACGAGACTTCAACTGCATTAGCGCCG ATTTTGCTGTTTATGAAACGTTCCCGTTCCACTCCGTGTCTGTGGAGTCCTATGAGTTCAATGAGGATCAGTTTGTTGCCTTTGCTCAGCCTGATTCAGGGTTCTGCACCCTATATGTGTGGGATCATGTGGAGATGGTCTTCAGGAAGTTTCATAACATAACCT CTCGCTCTGCTGTGTACTGCAAACCAGTGGTGATAAGCAACAGTCTTTACATGGTCGTTGCACAGCTTTTTGGAGGATCTCATATCTACAA GTGGGAAGAGGACCCACAGCGCTTTGTAAAGATCCAAGACATTGACACCACACGTGTGAGGAAGCCTAACTTCGTGGAGACCTTCCAGCTGGATGAAGAGTGGTACTTTGTAGTAGCAGACAGCTCCAAAGCGGGATCCACCAGCATTTATCGCTGGAACAGCAATGGTTTTTACACCCACCAGTCCCTCCATCCCTGGCATCGGGACACCCATGTGGAGTTCCTGGACGTTGGGGGAAAGCCTCACCTCATCCTCTCCAGTGCCTCTCAGCCACCAGTGGTTTACCAGTGGAACCGAAGCCAGAAGCAGTTCGCTTTCTTCTCCCAAATCACAGAGCTGGCAGATGTGCAGATGGTGAAGCACTTTTGGGTGAGGAAAGTTCTTTACCTTTGCCTCACACGCTTCATAGGTGACTCCAAGATCCTCCGCTGGGAAGGGCAGCGTTTCATAGAGATCCAGACTCTTCCCTCCCGGGGCTCAATGGCGGTGTATCCTTTCACAGTGGGCCTCCGCCAGTACCTCATTCTGGGAAGTGATTTCTCCTTCTCCAGAGTATACCTGTGGGATGACCTCACTCAGCGCTTTCAGCCCTTCCAGGAGCTCAACATGAGAGCCCCGCGAGCGTTCAGCTTGGTATCCGTCGATAACAAGGACATCCTGTTGGCCGCCAGCTTCAAAGGTAACACCCTGGCCTACCAGCACCTGGTGGTGGATCTCAGTGCCAAGTAG